The Eremothecium gossypii ATCC 10895 chromosome VII, complete sequence nucleotide sequence AACGCATGAACGAGGTTGAGGCCATGCTAATACTACAGATTACCGGCGATGAGATCAAGCTCCTGGACCGCAACATGCTCAAAAAGAAGCATCGCAGGGCGATGCTGCTGAACCACCCAGATAAGGGAGGGAGCCCCTATGTAGCTATGAAGATAAATGAGGCCCGCGATGTCATGGAGCAGAGCTCGCTGGTGCGATAGCGGTCGAGCCGGAACCGTGCTCCGCGTCGGCTGCGGCCACCTGTTATAGATTCGTGTGTCGCTAGTTACTGCGAGGGCTGGTGCTAGGCCAGATTTCCCCGCGCTTTTCGGCTCGCCGCTGTTAGTATAACCGACGCTTGTGTAGTGTAACAGCCAGTGGGAGCAATGGTGATTGCCAACCTTGTATTTTCAGCAAGCGGCACATCGTTGGCGAGTGTGTCAAGGGAGCTGTATTGTACCCTCTTCGGTCCGGCCCCAGACGAGCTAAAGCATGAATTCTACGTTTCTGTGCAGTTGCCCAGCTACAGCCGGCATGCAAAGACTTACGTTGTGCAAAGTACGCTCAACGAGACGCTGGAGGGTCAGGTGGTGCAATTGCCCTCAAAGATAGAGGATGTGCCGCTGGATACGCCGTTGATCGACCTTTGCAAGGTAGAGGCGGTGCGGGAGCGGCCACCGGTGTTGGAGAGCGTCACTATAGAAGTGCACGGTAGCCTGTACGAGGAGCTCACTAAGCTCAGCGAGGAGGATCAGCTGAGGTTCCTGCAGATTCGGGGAGACCTGCGTGACTGCGGGACCGTTGTACGCGCGGGGCAAAAGCTGTTCGTACCATGGTGTCAGATTCTGGACTGTGTGCCGTACTATCAAGGCTTGATAGACCTGCAGCGGACCCGCATTCTGCTACTGAAGGGAACGGACGCCATGGAGTCTTGCCATCTGCGCAAAGGCCTGGAAGACCTCAAGCTGCGGCCCAACGAGGGTCCGACGAAGGAGCTGCGCATCATGCTTCGGTGCCTGGAGCAGCCTATCGAGCGGGCACTACTCGTGCCGGCTGCGGATACAGATGACGACGACTCATTGTTTGTGTTTGCCAGCGCAGCAGTTCTGTTGCGGCTGGGCGTAACCAGTGGGGCGCGCGTGACGCTTTCAGATGGGGCTACCTCGCGAATTGCAAAGGTGTTCGTACTGCTCTCTCCGAACCACTTTGACTCAGACGCTATATACGCAACTCCACGGTTGGTGGTAAACTTCGCGGAGGCGGACAAAGTCGTTGTGTCAAAGTATGAGGGCGAGATGGCTGAGCTACCGGTGGCTTCTTCGGTATCAATCTCCCGTGTTGGAAGCTGGGAAAACTCGCAAATGGTGTATCAGAAGATCATTCTGAATAACCTCACCAACTTCATCACGGCTAAACAACGAATATTTTACAAAGATGACCTCGTTCCAGTAACATTCGACTCTGATTTCTCTGCAATGTTCTCGGACCAGTTGAACGAATTCTCCGTCGACTACCACGATGACTCACTTGTTTGGTTTAAGATCGACACCGTGAAACTGAACGACGACATCCCGTGCGAGGGCGCATTTCGTATTGACAGCAAGGTGACCAAGCTCGTGACTTGCAACGTAAGCTCTTCACCACCGCCCCCACTATCCAAATGTGACTATGTCTCCTACTATGGCTTGGAGCCATGCTTCGGGTACGACCGCCGCGTCTTCGACTATGCAAAACGGTTTCATGACATCATCACAACAAGCCGCAAATGTTTCCAGCACGGGATGAACGTGGGGACCACTGTCATGCTGCATTCGTCTAGTGTCAGCGTCGGGAAGACTACGCTTGTGCGGTCCACATGCAGAGAGCTCGGAATCCACCTCATTGAAATTGACCTTTTGCAGCTGGACCCACACATGAACTCATCCAACAGTACAGTCAATATTGTGGCTCTCATCCGGGCCAAGATCGAAAATGTGCTGCCGCACACTGCGCCATCTGTAGTTTACCTTGCCCACCTGGAGGGTGTCCTCGAGAAGGAGGACCAGATATCGGATCCCGCGAGCCTAAAGGCCGCAAAATCAATGGGCATTGAACTCGCGAAACTGTTTACTGACTATACGGAGTTGTATCCAGGAACAGTGTTTGTATGTTCTACTGATGCGCTCGACGTAGTGCCCGAGGCGATCCGCTCGAAAACTAAATTCGAGATCGAGGTACCCGTCCCCACCGAGACTCAGAGAGTTGAAATATTCAGCTGGTATCTTTCCCCCGATGTGCTAAACTTCAATGCCAGCCAGCAATTTGCAATGGACCATGATGTGACGATTTCAAGGCTGGCCCTCCAGTCTGCTGGTTTAACTCCGATCGACATTCGATCCATCGTTGAGAGTGCAAAGGTCTGTTGCTACCAGCGGTCCAAGGAGAAGCAGCATATGCTTTGGCAGGGAGGATACAGGTACATCAACTCAGCTGACCTCAGCGCGGCGATTAACAAAGCTCGCGATGAGTTTTCTGACTCCATTGGTGCACCCAAAATCCCCAACGTTTTCTGGGAGGATATTGGCGGGCTTGAAATGGTCAAGGGCGAGATCCTAGACACCA carries:
- the PEX6 gene encoding AAA family ATPase peroxin 6 (Syntenic homolog of Saccharomyces cerevisiae YNL329C (PEX6)), which codes for MVIANLVFSASGTSLASVSRELYCTLFGPAPDELKHEFYVSVQLPSYSRHAKTYVVQSTLNETLEGQVVQLPSKIEDVPLDTPLIDLCKVEAVRERPPVLESVTIEVHGSLYEELTKLSEEDQLRFLQIRGDLRDCGTVVRAGQKLFVPWCQILDCVPYYQGLIDLQRTRILLLKGTDAMESCHLRKGLEDLKLRPNEGPTKELRIMLRCLEQPIERALLVPAADTDDDDSLFVFASAAVLLRLGVTSGARVTLSDGATSRIAKVFVLLSPNHFDSDAIYATPRLVVNFAEADKVVVSKYEGEMAELPVASSVSISRVGSWENSQMVYQKIILNNLTNFITAKQRIFYKDDLVPVTFDSDFSAMFSDQLNEFSVDYHDDSLVWFKIDTVKLNDDIPCEGAFRIDSKVTKLVTCNVSSSPPPPLSKCDYVSYYGLEPCFGYDRRVFDYAKRFHDIITTSRKCFQHGMNVGTTVMLHSSSVSVGKTTLVRSTCRELGIHLIEIDLLQLDPHMNSSNSTVNIVALIRAKIENVLPHTAPSVVYLAHLEGVLEKEDQISDPASLKAAKSMGIELAKLFTDYTELYPGTVFVCSTDALDVVPEAIRSKTKFEIEVPVPTETQRVEIFSWYLSPDVLNFNASQQFAMDHDVTISRLALQSAGLTPIDIRSIVESAKVCCYQRSKEKQHMLWQGGYRYINSADLSAAINKARDEFSDSIGAPKIPNVFWEDIGGLEMVKGEILDTIDMPLKFPELFASGMKKRSGILFYGPPGTGKTLLAKAVATNFSLNFFSVKGPELLNMYIGESEANVRRVFQRARDAKPCVIFFDELDSVAPKRGNQGDSGGVMDRIVSQLLAELDGLSTGGDGLFVIGATNRPDLLDEALLRPGRFDKLLYLGISDTNEKQANILRALTRKFTLDPDVSLDDLAASCPFTYTGADFYALCSDAMLNAMTRIAGNVDEKVASYNRAHNKNYSVRQWFDVIATAEDTSITVCMQDFVKAQRELVPSVSEGELNHYLAIRDNFESS